The Dama dama isolate Ldn47 chromosome 25, ASM3311817v1, whole genome shotgun sequence genome window below encodes:
- the ZNF622 gene encoding cytoplasmic 60S subunit biogenesis factor ZNF622 isoform X1, translating into MATYTCNTCRAVLEDAEAQRAHYKTDWHRYNLRRKVAGMAPVSAEGFQERVRAQRALAEPESKGAATYCTVCSKKFASFKAYENHLRSRRHVELEKQAVSRKVALMNEKNLEKGLGVDSVDKDAVNVAIQQVIKAQPSTSPKKAAPAPEAEPGCPVAAGGRGTQPRDPGEKPPRLQWFERQAKKLAKQQGEEESEEDLDGDDWEDIDSDEDLECEDAEATEEEEEEQDAEEEEAGGSTPLGAIPITDCLFCPHHSSSLTKNVAHMTKVHSFFIPDVEYLSDLKGLIKYLGEKVGVGKICLWCNERGKSFYSTEAVQAHMNDRSHCKLFTDGDALLEFADFYDFRSSYPDHKEGEEHDKTEELPSEKTLDYDDETMELILPSGARVGHRSLMRYYKQRFGLSRAVAVAKNQKAVGRVLQQYRALGWTGSTGAALVRQRDMQYVQRMKSKWMLKMGMKNNATRQMHFRPQVLF; encoded by the exons ATGGCGACCTACACCTGCAACACCTGCCGGGCGGTGTTGGAAGACGCGGAGGCGCAGCGGGCCCACTACAAGACAGACTGGCACCGCTACAATCTGAGGCGCAAAGTAGCCGGCATGGCCCCGGTCAGCGCCGAGGGCTTCCAGGAGCGGGTGCGGGCACAGCGGGCCCTGGCGGAGCCGGAGAGCAAGGGCGCGGCCACCTATTGCACCGTCTGCAGTAAGAAGTTTGCCTCCTTCAAGGCCTACGAAAACCACCTCAGGTCCCGGCGGCACGTGGAGCTCGAGAAGCAGGCGGTGAGTCGGAAAGTGGCGCTCATGAACGAGAAGAACTTGGAGAAAGGGCTGGGCGTGGACAGTGTGGACAAGGATGCGGTGAACGTGGCCATCCAGCAGGTCATCAAGGCTCAGCCGTCCACGTCTCCCAAGAAGGCGGCGCCAGCCCCCGAGGCGGAGCCCGGGTGTCCCGTGGCCGCCGGAGGACGTGGGACTCAGCCGCGAGACCCGGGCgagaaacctccccggctgcagtGGTTTGAACGGCAGGCGAAGAAGTTGGCGAAACAGCAGGGGGAGGAAGAGAGTGAGGAAGACCTGGATGGGGACG ATTGGGAGGATATTGATTCTGATGAGGACTTGGAATGTGAGGATGCTGAAGCCacggaggaagaggaggaagagcaggatgcagaggaggaagaggcaggaggaagcacCCCCCTTGGTGCCATTCCCATAACGGACTGCTTGTTTTGTCCACATCACTCAAGCTCCCTCACGAAGAATGTGGCTCATATGACCAAAGTCCACAGCTTCTTTATTCCTGATGTAGAATATCTTTCAGATCTTAAGGGACTGATTAAATATTTGG GAGAGAAAGTTGGTGTTGGGAAGATTTGCTTGTGGTGCAACGAGAGAGGGAAGTCCTTCTACTCCACAGAGGCGGTACAGGCGCACATGAATGACCGGAGTCACTGTAAGCTCTTCACAGATGGGGACGCTCTGTTGGAATTTGCGGACTTCTATGATTTTAG GAGTAGCTACCCAGATCACAAAGAAGGTGAGGAACATGATAAGACTGAAGAGCTGCCCTCAGAAAAGACCCTGGATTATGACGATGAAACCATGGAGCTGATTCTCCCTTCCG GTGCCAGGGTGGGTCATCGCTCCTTGATGAGATACTACAAACAGCGGTTTGGCTTGTCGAGAGCTGTGGCGGTTGCTAAGAATCAGAAGGCTGTGGGCCGGGTCCTGCAGCAGTACAGAGCCCTGGGATGGACTGGCAGCACAG gagcAGCTCTGGTGCGCCAGCGGGACATGCAGTATGTCCAGAGGATGAAGTCAAAGTGGATGCTAAAGATGGGGATGAAGAACAACGCCACCAGGCAGATGCACTTCCGGCCCCAGGTGCTGTTCTGA
- the ZNF622 gene encoding cytoplasmic 60S subunit biogenesis factor ZNF622 isoform X2 — translation MATYTCNTCRAVLEDAEAQRAHYKTDWHRYNLRRKVAGMAPVSAEGFQERVRAQRALAEPESKGAATYCTVCSKKFASFKAYENHLRSRRHVELEKQAVSRKVALMNEKNLEKGLGVDSVDKDAVNVAIQQVIKAQPSTSPKKAAPAPEAEPGCPVAAGGRGTQPRDPGEKPPRLQWFERQAKKLAKQQGEEESEEDLDGDDWEDIDSDEDLECEDAEATEEEEEEQDAEEEEAGGSTPLGAIPITDCLFCPHHSSSLTKNVAHMTKVHSFFIPDVEYLSDLKGLIKYLGEKVGVGKICLWCNERGKSFYSTEAVQAHMNDRSHCKLFTDGDALLEFADFYDFRSSYPDHKEGEEHDKTEELPSEKTLDYDDETMELILPSGSCYLY, via the exons ATGGCGACCTACACCTGCAACACCTGCCGGGCGGTGTTGGAAGACGCGGAGGCGCAGCGGGCCCACTACAAGACAGACTGGCACCGCTACAATCTGAGGCGCAAAGTAGCCGGCATGGCCCCGGTCAGCGCCGAGGGCTTCCAGGAGCGGGTGCGGGCACAGCGGGCCCTGGCGGAGCCGGAGAGCAAGGGCGCGGCCACCTATTGCACCGTCTGCAGTAAGAAGTTTGCCTCCTTCAAGGCCTACGAAAACCACCTCAGGTCCCGGCGGCACGTGGAGCTCGAGAAGCAGGCGGTGAGTCGGAAAGTGGCGCTCATGAACGAGAAGAACTTGGAGAAAGGGCTGGGCGTGGACAGTGTGGACAAGGATGCGGTGAACGTGGCCATCCAGCAGGTCATCAAGGCTCAGCCGTCCACGTCTCCCAAGAAGGCGGCGCCAGCCCCCGAGGCGGAGCCCGGGTGTCCCGTGGCCGCCGGAGGACGTGGGACTCAGCCGCGAGACCCGGGCgagaaacctccccggctgcagtGGTTTGAACGGCAGGCGAAGAAGTTGGCGAAACAGCAGGGGGAGGAAGAGAGTGAGGAAGACCTGGATGGGGACG ATTGGGAGGATATTGATTCTGATGAGGACTTGGAATGTGAGGATGCTGAAGCCacggaggaagaggaggaagagcaggatgcagaggaggaagaggcaggaggaagcacCCCCCTTGGTGCCATTCCCATAACGGACTGCTTGTTTTGTCCACATCACTCAAGCTCCCTCACGAAGAATGTGGCTCATATGACCAAAGTCCACAGCTTCTTTATTCCTGATGTAGAATATCTTTCAGATCTTAAGGGACTGATTAAATATTTGG GAGAGAAAGTTGGTGTTGGGAAGATTTGCTTGTGGTGCAACGAGAGAGGGAAGTCCTTCTACTCCACAGAGGCGGTACAGGCGCACATGAATGACCGGAGTCACTGTAAGCTCTTCACAGATGGGGACGCTCTGTTGGAATTTGCGGACTTCTATGATTTTAG GAGTAGCTACCCAGATCACAAAGAAGGTGAGGAACATGATAAGACTGAAGAGCTGCCCTCAGAAAAGACCCTGGATTATGACGATGAAACCATGGAGCTGATTCTCCCTTCCG GATCCTGTTACCTGTATTAG